One Alnus glutinosa chromosome 13, dhAlnGlut1.1, whole genome shotgun sequence genomic window, CCAATTGTTGACGAGTCGACGACCACCGTCTGCACACATAAATACAATTTGTGTAATTGTGTGGGAGAAAGCCCATCACCTGCTTGTAAAAAAACCCGTATGAATGGAATTTGGATTCTCTCGTTTAGTTATAAAGTAGGACataattgtctttttatattttatgaaaatgtgaaaagacaattatGCCCTTCCTTTATAAaaaaatggacagaaatggagaGCATCCTGTTCCGAACGAGGGGGATTGGTGCATTTAAACGCGCTATAAAATACCTTTCTTCTTTCTAGTGATCGGAGCGAGCGAAGGCGAAAATGGGTAAGCCTCAGAAATCGAGCGCTGGGGAAGACCTTCACACGGCGGCTCGGTCCGGTGACCTGAATGCGGTGCAGTCTATCTTGAGCTCAAACCCTTTGGCCATCAATTCTAGAGATAAGCACTCTAGAACAGCGTATCCTCTTCTCTACCTTTTCATTGCTTTAATAGGATTCTTTTTTGTGCCTTGTTTGGTTCCCgagaaaatttgacaaaaagaatatacaactttaaattctgaaatttcTTTAGACGAATATAGTTCTGAAGTTTATCTGCTTCGTTActattgtcttttcttttgtgagTGACCATGAGTTGGGTGAGAGAGAATGACCCAGTTCGTAACTTTCGTTTTGTTGGATAATATAGTAGCTTACAGGTTTTTATTCGTAGTGAGATTGAAATTTGTGGGTGGCTCTCCTAGTCTTTCTACCTTTTCGCATCTATTTGTTCGTTATTGGTTTATGAATAATTTTCAGATGCAATCGGCATATATCTACTGTTTGAAAGCTTCTTCACCATAATCATAATATGTATTTTTGAATGAGTATTATCATTTGCGAAATGCTATTCATGGGTTTTGGCTGTTGTGTGGTCTTATCATGTATTCTTCTTCAGCACGTTTGGCTTTTTGAGCAAAACATTGGCTCTGTTCACTTAAATGTGACAAATCTGCAATTTATGAAACAACATGCCCGACGGCATTTCAAATTGACGAGATATTGAGCACATATATGATCATTCTAAGTGTAAACACTTGCAGTTGGGGGATCTTCGACTTTGCGAGGCTTATTCTTCTTGCATTGGGCTCTACTAGAGTCCTTTTGATTTTTGACCCTTTTGGTAAAGATTCAGGGTAAAAAggtaattattttgaaaaatgaagaaactgAATAACTGTTTGATATGAGTATAAGGTGGCAACATACACGTCTTAGGATTAGTTTGGAGTGACAAATGACTGGCAATATTGTCTGTAAGGCTATTTTTGGAGCTAACTTGTTGGTGCTGTTGTACAACCTCAATTAATTTATCTACATCCATCCATATCTTGTAATCCATAGCCAAGGACCATCACAGAATCCAAAACTACACTAGGCTAGAGAATGACAGGGTTGCGAGAAACTTTTAGTTtgttctctccttttctttctcatttGACCCTGAATTACTGATTTTCTTAACCAACTATtggatatttttctttggctgTCCCATTTTAAACGACTcacttaattttatttcttcattttttttttgcctttacATTTCCCAGAGAAGACCAATTCATGACATATAGATCAATACCAATCAAATTTGGGGATTAAGTTTGTCCAAATCAGCAAACATGGACCCAAAGTGAACACAAAAGTTACCTAACATGACAGataataccaaaaaaaagaaagaaaaggaaaagctcaaaaacattttggtcaaattgCTCTTTAATTGGACGGGCATAtaatatttcttctttttttaatttttctgaatttgtggattttttctcttttaaccTTTAGTTGGGACTCTCTTTGTATACAtcttgtgtactagggttgcgctttcaatgaaatgaattacttatatatataggttatgCTAAATAATGATAATGTGCgtaaatttactcttttttatcagtttaaatTTTTGATACAGCCAATAATTTATCATGGTATTAGAATCAATTGTCTTGAGTTCAAATCATGACTCTAGACACTCATCTCTCAACATTTGGGTTTTATTAGAATAGTagttaagtgattaaatttataattatctaAGATTTTGGGATAAATGATATTTTCTCATGGTTTCGGCCTTTCGGGGCCAGGTTACCCTAAATTCGAACCCTAACTCCACTCTACCttccatttaaatttttaaaaaatctcaGATTTGAGCCCATTTATTGAAGGGGAGCCTAGATCCACACTTAAGGGGGAGTATGGGAATAATAGTCAAGTGATTAAATTCTCAATTTCTCATCAGTTTAAACCTTTGACACAATTGGAAATTTATCAGGTTCAAATCTCGCTACTATTTTATGGGTCAGCAGGGTATAACCTTGTCAAGATTGCCATCCTAGGCTCTGGATTGGTTGGTGCCACTTCTCCTTCCTGATAGCCCCACACATCTTGCTTGGCAAGTTTAGTTTGTCAAATTGCTCTAAGTTTGCTAGTTTTCCAAGCAGAGGTGGTCTATGTAAATCTGTAACAACATATCTTGGAAGGATGATCAATGAAGAAAAATGGCTTTGCTCCTTGTGCTGCTTTGGACATTTGATGACTATCTCTTAGGTGTGATGCCAATGAACCCTAGGTGTATGCctagtttttctatttttatcctttctctttcttttaatttctatcTTGATGCATACACAAAGAGCTGAAGAAAAAATTTAGATCAAATAAGGCTTCCAGAATTGTAGTCTAGTTTCGCTGTGGAGCTCAATCGGCGCCTTCGTAGAAATACAAGATCAAATACCAACTTTTCTACGATTGTTGTCTAATTCTGATTGGGGCCCAATTAGCGTCCTTTGTGGGCCAGTTTAGTTACTATTGAGTCTAGGTTTTTAGttataattaagttttattttgtcaATGGTAATCTGTTACACAGTGTATGGGTGGCCTTCAATGTCTTGCATTCCTTTATTCTTGATTTCCAAGGTTGTTGGATTTGATAGTTTTTCAAGTTATTACAACCAATCCTCTTCCAGTTGAAAGATGATAGTAACTTAtccacccccccaccccccgtccaaaaaagaaaagaaaagatgatacTAGAAACGGCCTCATTTTCACAGCTTAAGAGGATCTTGACTGCAGCCTCTTCCAAGTCTTTTATGTTACAGCAACAATGgatgtagaaataaataatttcttattgAATTTGTCACTTCTTCCTGTTAATCTCTCCATGTATCAAGCAGAATGGAATATGTCGCATTCAAAGTATTAATTAACTATGATGGAAGGCCAATGAAAGGCCTATTTGCATTGTCTTTGGGATTTGGAAGGGTTAGGTCATGCTTTATTGGAGAATCTACCGAGACATGGCTATAGCTTTGGGGCCTAGCTGTGCAACTGTATATTCTTAAAAGGTCACTCTGATGAAAAGGTTAGATTTTAAGTCACATTTTCCTGGGATTGATCTCCAGGAAATTAAATTAGTATGCAAAGGTGACAGACCTTCTGGACTTGCTAAGTTTATTAGTGTCTCTTGTGTTTTTGAAGTGACATTTGTTGTTATTTGGTGACTTATTGATGTCATCATGTCTCATACCAACTTGTTTGTTGAAGAACAgttaaaattatatttctaGTTACTTGGTAATATTTTGATGTCTATAGGACTTCCAAATGCCCCCTTAAGAGACATTTAAAGACTACAAGGAAACAATCATGAGaggtactaaatcttttactaagagatgatTACTAAGataatgtggagcttattcattggtacttatagcatttctttttattaattattttgatcatctccGATGAATAAGCTCTACATCGTCTTAATACCAAtctctaataaaaaatttagtatcCCTAACATTCCTTCTGAAATCCAGACTTTTAAGGCCCAAAAACTCTCTTTTGAATGTTCTCATTTTTGTCTCTTCTTAATTCTGTtatcaaaaccaaacaaaaagagaagaatgtAGTCTGTACAAAGCTAAAGCATTTCAAGATGGATTTGATGCTGGCCAGGCACCTTAGAAGATAACTATTCATGGCATCTGTGTTTATTAAGTATTCCTAATGGGTGTGGCCTTgttattcttttttcctttttaattattttcgtTGTTTTCTTCTTGTTGTGAGCTTTTGTTTATGATGATAGTAGTTGGTTCTATTATTCTCTTCTCAATTTGTCAGTGAGACTCGTATCTGTTGTTTAGCATCCTAGCATTCAGATTTTGTTTCTTTGACACAAGAAACTTTGACCATAGACTACATTTAGCTGCTTGGTCTGGGCAAGCAGAGGTGGTGAGTTATCTCTGCAAGAACAAGGCTGATGTGGGTGCCGCAGCCATGGATGACATGGGTGCAATTCACTTTGCTGCCCAAAAGGGACATTTAGAAGTCGTACGGACTCTGGTTTCATCCGGGGTCTCCATTAAAGCTTCGAACCGCAAGGGCCTGACTCCGCTGCACTATGCTGTCCAAGGATCCCACCTGGAACTAGTTAAGTACTTGGTAAAGAAAGGTGCGAGCCTTAGTGCCAAGACAAAAGCGGGGAAGACTCCCCTTGATCTTTCTAGCAATGAAGAAATTCGCTCCGTTCTGGAGGAATGCGAAAGGTCGCCGTCTATGAAAAGAGATCTGAATGGTGGAGAGAAGGCTGAAGAATCTGATCCAAAGCCGTCTGTTgtggaggaaaaagaagaaaatactgGTGATGAAGCCTCTTTGGTTGTACCTGATGGAGCAGATGGTGAAAGGGTGAAGAGGAAGGGTGATCAAGATGATGATGAGAAGGAAGCCTCATCCGAACCAAAAAAGGCTCGAGTTGCACTCGGTCACCTTCTAAATGCAGATGACACAcaggaagatgaagaaaaccTTTGAGGACTGTATATGGAGCAACTAGTAAGCAACATCATGAATCTCTTTGTGCTTTGTAGTATGACTTTTGTGCTATACTAGGATTACTTCTTGGATGACATTCTCAAATAGTATTTTCTCTTTAAGTGCAACGTCTTTCTTTTACATTCAGCTTCCCTCTTAATGTGCtagtataataattttaaattctttGCGTTTTAATTAACTCAGAGAAATAATAtagaattgacaattttttacatgacctaCAAACTTAACacgaacccaacacaaaattagcggaTTATGATTGAAGAGTctgatctgtttaattaaatgagttgagttAGGATAGATATAACACAAGACTATACAAGTCAATATGTTTAGCCCCGAACTGACACTCGGCATTTAAGGCTTGCAATATGTTCACATTCTTAAAAGACACATTACTTTTTAAATGATGGGCGGGAAGAAGTCTTACAACCCAATTTGTAAAAGTTGGTGCctgaaattaaaacaaacaagaTACTCGGGTATAAAAATCTCCCTCAAAAAGAGATCTAAACATTCTGCTATTGACAGTGCTCATAAATTAAACCTCGGTTTTTTTACGTGTCTCTCTTCATGTAACTCAGACTAATTTTgcaagagaaatgataaaaataattttctatatCATCTTTTACCCATCTTTGTATAGACAATGGGTGAATCCAAATGGTGAATTTGTAGAGAGATAGATGAGAGATGAGACGGAAAATGATGCGTAACATAACTCATTTTGACAAGTTATACAAGAAAAATTCAATTGTTTAGCCCCAATTATTTTTAAGTGTAGTGTGTGAATTGTTGAAATTAATGATACCAATTAATCTCATAATGGGTCAATTACGAGATTTTATATACGGAcacaaattttctacaaactaatTCTTGTATTGGACATCTTTTTGGTTAAGAATTGATTATTGGATagacaattaattttttgaaccaAAACAATGCCTCCCCTGTTAATATGTTTTGGGGgctgattttttaattttggtttaaaaacgTGTTCTTATGCAATATAAAGGTGAAAACTATTCGtgtttttaagagtattttgtgtttgaattagttgttaatgttttttgttttgaaaacgcaaaccaataataaataaccataTAATTAAAGAGTTGATTAcattataaataaaagaaagaagaaacccCATTTTGATcatatgcattttcaaaaataataataataaaagcacAACTTTTTACATGAAGGATTAAGGTGATGTTAAATTTTGCATGTTAAGTGCAAAAGAAAAGGATTCTTTCTATTTATCATTCTTTTCCTTCTGCTCTCATGTTACTCTACTTCtgtcataataaataaataaacataaaattttaagtGGATTCAATCAAACAGAATTCTGCTGCCATAACAAATAGATTAACATGATCAGATAAACAGATTAAGGAATAAACTCTTTCCAAGGGCAAACATGCAACTTTTAAAAGAAGTCATTGATTAACAAAAGAGAACCTTTGTTAGAGCCAACTGAGTCAACTGACCAGAACCTTGGATGCAGTATACAAAAACCATCAGAAGTTAAACTACCCAAAACAATGAAAGGTGCCCAAAATAACAACCTTGGACCAAAAGCTGGTTATTCTAAGCTTTCAAAGCATCCAAGTATCCAAGTTTTTTAAACTCCCATGACATTGAACAAATTCAGTGGCTTTCCTATGGCGAAGTATAAAAGCCCGACGCCAGATTGCTAATTTTTTCCACCAAAATGAGAGGTTTGACTTCTTCTCGCAGCTCGAATTTTGCACACCTGTAAAGTTTTGTTAGAAGAACATTAGAGGGCCTGATCCTctgtaaaataaactaaaacaaacaaattattcTTTAACAGATAAGCTTAAGAGCATGGACGCAACACCAACTAGTCTCCACTCCAAAAACTAAAATCTTGTAAACATTACAAACCTAAAACATATCACATGCAACTATCCCATGTCTCCATAGCAAACCTCCACCAATGCAACAATGTTCCTAAACCCTCTCAGTCATTAATCAACAGAGAGtaaagttgtttttttattgcatacaaaatcagaaaaaaaaaaaaatgcagcttAAAGTTTAACATATCATGTCATTATTGATCTTGATTAATCCGAGGTTAAAGCAGATATTCAATGCAAAACAGCAAAATTTTACCTTGATTTGACATTCAGCACCTCTACATTGTCTCCCATCACAGCATCCTTGAGCGAACTGAGGCTAGGAATACAAACAACTGCCTCAAAGCTTGATTCACTTCCACGAATCTTAAAATACTTGTGTTCTTCtcttgaagggtcataataaaGCAGGTAGTTGCGAGCATGGTACATCAGTATTGCTCCATTCTTAAACTGCTTCAATGGATGATATAAGCCATGAGGCCATCGATGTTCAGTCTCAGTATTAATATGAAACACTTTACTCCAAGATTCTTGGACCCCATGCTTCTTCATCGTCCATATGCAAACACAGCCAAACTCAGCAGCATCACATATGCAGAGATGACCATTTAAAACACCCATGCTTATGAGATTTATATTCTGTCCACCAGAGCTGTTATACTTAT contains:
- the LOC133854737 gene encoding uncharacterized protein LOC133854737, with the protein product MGKPQKSSAGEDLHTAARSGDLNAVQSILSSNPLAINSRDKHSRTALHLAAWSGQAEVVSYLCKNKADVGAAAMDDMGAIHFAAQKGHLEVVRTLVSSGVSIKASNRKGLTPLHYAVQGSHLELVKYLVKKGASLSAKTKAGKTPLDLSSNEEIRSVLEECERSPSMKRDLNGGEKAEESDPKPSVVEEKEENTGDEASLVVPDGADGERVKRKGDQDDDEKEASSEPKKARVALGHLLNADDTQEDEENL
- the LOC133853721 gene encoding F-box protein At3g07870-like, whose translation is MLHGIKFPTYLNGAVHWFRPQFRKADSKIVSFDLYNEQFQLIPAPPDKYNSSGGQNINLISMGVLNGHLCICDAAEFGCVCIWTMKKHGVQESWSKVFHINTETEHRWPHGLYHPLKQFKNGAILMYHARNYLLYYDPSREEHKYFKIRGSESSFEAVVCIPSLSSLKDAVMGDNVEVLNVKSRCAKFELREEVKPLILVEKISNLASGFYTSP